A genomic segment from Pseudoalteromonas aliena SW19 encodes:
- a CDS encoding M1 family metallopeptidase, whose amino-acid sequence MFFKSLLTVSVALAMNAAHANEFVIEKLAKPSSQQVSLTLDPSQDTFTGMTEISLEVLKPTKYIELNGVAYAVKMAQLLGEENCDLNNEMLKTGKVKFSCDEQIQPGKYTLKVDFSAPYNRQSVGLYKTLDQGTPYLFTQFEMSDARRAFPVFDEPSYKIPFQLTITAPTSQKVYANTPELKAIVNGDMTTHYFDKTPPIPSYLVAMAVGPFEELEIKGMPIPGRVITPQGKIHLAQYAKENMPKVLNALEEYFGIPYVYKKLDSVAVPEFPFGAMENSGLVTYREDILLVDLAAATRSKKQRNVSIIAHELAHQWYGNLVTMKWWNDLWLNEAFASWMAAKITKQLNPEFESHLDLPQNNVMALDARLSTKPIRKPIKTEADIMDGLGLAYSKGSSVLAMVENWIGEDAFQKGIQSYLKEFSYKNAEAADLWEALGKASNKDVAGVLKSFIEQSSFPLVKVTQQGSKVTISQSRFVNAGVDAPEQLWNVPVAIKYGAGDKVKTANVLLNKQSQTLDLDFEPEWIYPDQGALGYYRWVMDDTQFNALIDNAASVLTDRERLALLSATDALLDAGVISAAKLMQTLEVFASDNHPRVANTALGYLVSQQRTFKDDSNKDLWPAFIRDAVTPAAKKYGLEAKAGEDGAIAQLRAAVVSRLGFDGEDQVIINKAKEQTQVYLNNPQKVDPYLAGTYLRLAAFHGDKALLDQFMTTFKTTKDPQVRTNMLAAMGFFGNPELQKAVLAYSLTDEVTASDMRTILSGQSYTDERQALFIDWIYANYDKLTTSLPPFFVPNLPYFTTASCNAKSLAKTQDFFNKKVADVAGYARTLSKLEESTNDCIALKTRELESVNSFLKSK is encoded by the coding sequence ATGTTTTTTAAAAGCCTTTTAACAGTGAGCGTTGCACTGGCAATGAATGCTGCACACGCTAACGAATTCGTTATCGAAAAACTCGCAAAACCAAGCTCACAACAGGTGTCGTTAACGCTCGACCCAAGCCAAGATACATTTACAGGGATGACTGAGATTTCCCTAGAAGTACTAAAACCAACAAAATACATTGAGTTAAATGGCGTAGCTTACGCTGTTAAAATGGCGCAATTACTTGGCGAAGAAAATTGTGATTTAAACAACGAAATGCTTAAAACAGGCAAAGTGAAATTTAGTTGTGACGAGCAAATTCAACCAGGTAAATACACACTAAAAGTAGATTTTTCAGCGCCGTATAACCGTCAGAGTGTAGGCCTGTACAAAACGTTAGATCAAGGAACGCCTTACTTATTTACTCAATTTGAGATGAGCGACGCGCGTCGTGCGTTTCCTGTATTTGACGAACCAAGCTACAAAATCCCATTTCAGTTAACAATTACTGCGCCTACATCACAAAAAGTATATGCCAACACACCAGAGCTTAAAGCAATCGTTAATGGCGATATGACCACACACTACTTTGATAAAACGCCGCCAATTCCTTCATACTTAGTCGCTATGGCTGTTGGCCCGTTTGAAGAATTAGAAATTAAAGGTATGCCAATTCCTGGTCGTGTAATTACTCCGCAAGGTAAAATTCATTTAGCCCAATACGCAAAAGAAAACATGCCAAAAGTACTGAACGCACTTGAAGAATACTTTGGCATTCCTTATGTATATAAAAAATTAGACTCTGTTGCAGTGCCAGAATTTCCATTTGGTGCAATGGAAAATTCAGGCTTAGTAACCTACCGAGAAGATATTTTATTAGTTGATTTAGCCGCTGCAACACGTAGCAAAAAACAGCGCAATGTATCAATTATTGCTCACGAACTTGCTCACCAATGGTACGGTAACTTAGTCACCATGAAATGGTGGAACGATTTATGGCTAAATGAAGCATTTGCTAGCTGGATGGCTGCGAAAATTACTAAGCAGCTTAACCCTGAGTTTGAATCGCACTTAGACCTGCCACAAAACAACGTAATGGCACTTGATGCGCGTTTAAGTACTAAGCCCATTCGTAAGCCAATAAAAACTGAAGCCGACATTATGGACGGTTTAGGTCTTGCTTACAGCAAAGGTAGCTCAGTACTTGCGATGGTTGAAAACTGGATTGGCGAAGACGCGTTTCAAAAAGGGATTCAAAGCTACTTAAAAGAATTCTCTTACAAAAACGCAGAAGCAGCTGATTTATGGGAAGCTCTAGGTAAAGCATCAAATAAAGATGTCGCAGGTGTTTTAAAATCGTTTATTGAACAGTCTTCCTTCCCACTAGTTAAAGTAACTCAGCAAGGCAGCAAAGTAACGATTTCACAAAGTCGCTTTGTAAACGCAGGTGTTGATGCGCCAGAACAATTATGGAATGTACCTGTTGCTATTAAATATGGCGCGGGCGATAAAGTAAAAACAGCAAACGTATTACTTAATAAACAAAGCCAAACGCTAGATTTAGACTTTGAGCCAGAATGGATTTATCCTGATCAAGGTGCACTAGGCTATTACCGCTGGGTAATGGATGACACGCAATTTAACGCACTTATCGATAATGCAGCAAGCGTATTGACTGACCGCGAGCGTTTGGCGTTATTATCAGCCACTGACGCGCTACTTGATGCTGGTGTTATATCTGCGGCTAAGTTAATGCAAACACTTGAAGTATTCGCAAGCGATAACCACCCTCGCGTAGCAAATACCGCATTAGGTTACTTAGTATCGCAACAACGTACGTTTAAAGACGATAGCAATAAAGACCTATGGCCTGCATTTATTCGTGATGCAGTTACTCCTGCAGCTAAAAAATATGGTTTAGAGGCAAAAGCTGGAGAAGATGGTGCTATTGCACAACTTCGTGCGGCGGTTGTATCACGCTTAGGTTTTGATGGTGAAGATCAAGTTATAATTAATAAAGCCAAAGAGCAAACGCAAGTGTATTTAAACAACCCACAAAAAGTAGATCCTTACTTAGCGGGCACTTATTTAAGACTGGCAGCTTTTCATGGTGATAAAGCATTACTTGATCAGTTTATGACGACATTTAAAACCACAAAAGATCCACAAGTACGCACTAATATGCTTGCTGCAATGGGCTTTTTTGGCAACCCTGAGCTACAAAAAGCCGTTTTAGCTTACAGCTTAACGGATGAAGTAACCGCCTCTGATATGCGTACTATTTTGTCTGGTCAAAGTTACACAGACGAACGCCAAGCATTGTTTATTGACTGGATATACGCCAATTACGATAAATTAACAACAAGCTTGCCACCGTTCTTTGTACCTAACTTACCGTACTTTACAACCGCAAGTTGTAATGCAAAAAGCTTAGCTAAAACACAAGACTTTTTTAACAAAAAAGTAGCCGATGTAGCAGGTTATGCACGTACGTTAAGTAAACTTGAAGAAAGCACAAATGACTGTATCGCACTTAAAACTCGCGAACTAGAGTCGGTTAATAGCTTCTTAAAAAGTAAGTAA
- a CDS encoding site-specific integrase — protein sequence MKTHLGRRPFSAMELHTLYNGYIYGDFKVAREQAKHWHFWLPLIAYYSGAYSDEVGCLTLDDLSVEKNILCFNFHTHGKIKPRLVPVHQALINAGFNEYIAFIKSQNQHRLMFDLPAKTGRYSEKVRIWFSGEGERAGYLQKCDIPNVDQLGMKTAISSLRLNFEQQVRIYALQASSKDAFNYLMGFSEYQHDTFNDTTLLNTVIQQLRIINTNLSWQRFITRESH from the coding sequence TTGAAAACCCATCTTGGTCGCCGGCCTTTTTCTGCCATGGAACTACACACGCTTTATAATGGATATATATACGGTGATTTTAAGGTTGCTCGCGAACAAGCGAAACATTGGCATTTTTGGCTGCCTTTAATTGCCTACTATAGTGGCGCTTACAGCGATGAGGTTGGTTGCTTAACACTTGACGATCTATCTGTTGAAAAAAACATTCTATGCTTTAACTTTCATACACATGGAAAAATAAAACCTCGTTTGGTCCCTGTACATCAAGCTCTTATAAATGCTGGCTTTAATGAATACATAGCGTTTATTAAATCGCAAAATCAACACCGGTTAATGTTCGATTTACCGGCTAAAACGGGTAGGTACAGTGAAAAAGTACGCATTTGGTTTTCAGGTGAAGGTGAGCGAGCTGGCTACTTACAAAAATGTGATATCCCAAACGTAGATCAACTCGGTATGAAAACAGCAATAAGCAGCCTGCGCCTTAACTTTGAACAGCAAGTTCGTATATATGCCCTACAAGCCAGCTCTAAAGATGCCTTCAATTATTTAATGGGCTTTAGCGAGTATCAACACGATACGTTTAACGACACCACTTTGCTAAATACCGTTATTCAACAACTACGTATCATTAATACAAATTTAAGCTGGCAGCGCTTTATAACGCGCGAAAGTCACTGA
- a CDS encoding DUF2750 domain-containing protein, whose protein sequence is MSDIEIESQLVNFVEKVRVSEVIWALGAEDNGFVVCDSNQFDETDVLLLWESEAAAKAQCKEEWKDYSPVEINLDEFLDAWVEDLNEDNALVGINWNDDQVCAEIEPTGLARALSE, encoded by the coding sequence ATGAGCGATATCGAAATTGAATCACAACTGGTTAACTTCGTAGAAAAAGTACGTGTTAGCGAAGTAATTTGGGCACTCGGTGCAGAAGATAATGGCTTTGTAGTATGTGATTCTAATCAATTTGACGAAACTGACGTGTTACTACTTTGGGAAAGTGAAGCAGCAGCTAAAGCGCAATGTAAAGAAGAATGGAAAGACTACAGTCCTGTAGAGATCAACCTTGATGAATTTTTAGATGCATGGGTTGAAGACTTAAATGAAGATAATGCACTGGTTGGTATTAACTGGAATGATGACCAAGTATGCGCAGAAATTGAACCAACAGGCTTAGCTCGCGCACTGAGTGAGTAA
- a CDS encoding peptidylprolyl isomerase, producing MTVASARHILVDSEAQCLDLKEKIEQGEAFAELAKAHSNCPSGQDGGALGEFGPGMMVPEFDKVVFSAPINEVQGPVQTQFGYHLLEVTSRSE from the coding sequence ATGACAGTGGCAAGCGCACGACACATCCTAGTAGACAGTGAAGCACAATGTTTAGACTTAAAAGAAAAAATTGAGCAAGGTGAAGCTTTTGCTGAGTTAGCAAAAGCACATTCTAATTGTCCTTCTGGCCAAGACGGCGGTGCCCTTGGTGAATTTGGTCCAGGTATGATGGTACCAGAATTTGATAAAGTGGTATTTTCTGCACCAATTAATGAAGTACAAGGCCCAGTGCAAACACAATTTGGTTATCATTTGCTTGAAGTAACCAGTCGTTCAGAATAA
- a CDS encoding glutathione peroxidase, producing MLKKVIIGLSILFITVTAQAQNNFDSNEQSEQTCTDFTNVDIRKLRSEESINLCQFKNKPLLIVNTASNCGFTPQFKDLETLYQQYKEQGLVVLGFPSDDFFQEENDEKDTAKVCFINYGVTFPMFATSEVRGSNANPIFNHLNAQTSSPNWNFYKYLVSADRKTILRFNSKMLPNSEQMISAIETVLSEK from the coding sequence ATGCTAAAAAAAGTTATTATAGGGCTCAGTATTTTATTTATAACTGTTACCGCGCAAGCTCAAAATAATTTCGATAGCAATGAGCAATCTGAACAAACCTGCACGGATTTTACTAATGTCGATATTCGTAAACTGCGCTCTGAAGAATCTATCAATTTATGTCAATTCAAAAATAAACCGCTGTTAATAGTAAACACAGCCAGTAATTGTGGCTTCACACCTCAGTTTAAAGATCTGGAAACACTATACCAACAATATAAAGAACAAGGGTTAGTCGTATTGGGGTTTCCTTCTGATGACTTTTTTCAAGAAGAAAACGATGAAAAAGACACAGCTAAAGTTTGCTTTATAAACTATGGGGTTACTTTTCCTATGTTTGCTACCAGTGAAGTACGTGGCAGCAACGCAAATCCAATCTTTAATCACTTAAACGCACAAACCAGCTCTCCTAACTGGAACTTTTATAAGTACCTTGTGTCTGCGGATCGTAAAACAATATTGCGTTTTAATAGTAAAATGTTACCAAATTCAGAGCAGATGATCTCAGCAATTGAAACTGTGCTTTCTGAGAAATAA
- a CDS encoding GNAT family N-acetyltransferase, which produces MTTRLANINDLSDIVAIYNETIAGRMVTADTENVTVAEKRDWFNSHTAERPIYVYCENNQVLAWLSYKSFYGRPAYDGTVEMSIYITAKAQGKGLGKKLMNFAQTQAKQLNIKVLLGFIFSHNLPSVKLFKHFNFAVWGELPNVAIMDGKLYSLTIFGKHLQ; this is translated from the coding sequence ATGACCACTCGTTTAGCAAATATTAATGATCTTAGCGACATTGTCGCCATTTATAACGAAACCATTGCTGGGCGGATGGTAACCGCCGATACAGAAAATGTAACTGTTGCAGAAAAGCGTGATTGGTTTAATAGTCATACCGCAGAACGGCCAATTTACGTTTACTGTGAAAACAACCAAGTATTGGCATGGTTAAGTTACAAATCATTTTATGGTCGTCCAGCCTACGATGGTACTGTTGAAATGAGTATTTACATTACCGCAAAAGCACAAGGTAAAGGGTTGGGTAAAAAATTAATGAATTTTGCACAAACCCAAGCTAAACAATTAAATATTAAAGTATTACTGGGCTTTATTTTTAGCCATAACTTACCAAGTGTTAAACTATTTAAGCACTTTAATTTTGCAGTGTGGGGAGAGCTTCCTAATGTTGCCATTATGGATGGGAAGCTATACAGCTTAACGATTTTTGGAAAACATTTGCAATAA
- a CDS encoding sensor histidine kinase, giving the protein MIRKILIVDSSSVIAMRVKVLLELIGCEVELIHFSMLKMYTNMSCYDLIVIAHGVPVTAIAYLVEKVPQERFMLLAPKAESGQQLTTFSELNHVVPNATVVYPFFSNKEITSLLESLLEIGSNHILQLPTILLVDHIPERLENMKNSLVGAHIKTYTATNFEEALEVVTNRDLDILISDFSLGDTTGLEIFSKLKVEYPRCRCLLFTSRSDQVSMIEAIRQGVEDVLIKPLNDNILLQSVHKLWQTELLQRHNTELVERLQDTVDALIEKDSLLQVIYKNTPDAIMLFERDGNVIEANNSCLKLFNLTFNKLENKSVFNFLDSDSSAIIKDKISTLNSNRQFSCDLYLSKTAGGYIPLVGSFNEIDHHGEIALAVIFKNVTHLKQKEELLLEAKDILEEQVRARTSQLEHAKNVAEAANLSKSEFLANMSHELRTPMHSILSFARFGLDKLEAGDLAKEKLLKYLSRIESSGERLLSLLNNLLDLSKLDVGKFPFNPRSNNLANIIKMSIDDVAGTAMEKEIEIVFVTQPPAVVAQCDEEQINQLLRNVLGNALKFSDRKSKITVNLESDNGFAIIEVVDDGVGIPEDELEHIFTKFVQSSKTNSGAGGTGLGLALCREFVSLHQGDIRAINNENGGATICIQFPLEIKQDEHSENEELA; this is encoded by the coding sequence ATGATTCGGAAAATATTAATTGTAGATAGCAGCAGCGTAATCGCTATGCGCGTAAAGGTACTTTTAGAATTAATTGGCTGTGAAGTCGAATTAATTCATTTTTCTATGCTAAAAATGTATACCAATATGAGTTGCTATGACTTAATTGTCATAGCGCACGGCGTTCCCGTCACTGCAATAGCATATTTAGTTGAAAAAGTACCGCAAGAGCGTTTTATGCTTCTTGCTCCAAAAGCTGAAAGTGGCCAGCAGCTTACTACATTTAGTGAGCTCAATCATGTTGTGCCTAATGCAACAGTGGTTTACCCGTTTTTTTCAAACAAAGAAATTACGTCTTTATTAGAAAGTCTGTTAGAAATAGGCTCGAATCATATACTTCAGTTACCAACAATTCTATTAGTGGACCATATACCTGAACGTCTCGAAAATATGAAAAACAGCTTAGTGGGCGCGCACATAAAAACATACACAGCCACTAACTTTGAAGAAGCTTTAGAGGTCGTTACAAATAGGGATTTAGATATACTTATTAGTGATTTTAGTTTGGGCGATACAACGGGGCTTGAAATTTTTTCTAAATTAAAAGTTGAATATCCCCGCTGCCGGTGCTTACTTTTTACCTCTCGCTCAGATCAAGTTTCGATGATAGAAGCAATTCGTCAAGGGGTTGAAGATGTGTTAATTAAACCACTTAATGATAATATTCTTTTGCAGTCAGTACATAAATTATGGCAAACCGAGTTATTGCAAAGGCACAATACTGAGCTTGTAGAAAGACTCCAAGATACAGTAGATGCGCTCATTGAAAAAGACAGTTTACTGCAAGTTATTTATAAAAACACACCCGATGCGATTATGCTATTTGAGCGTGATGGTAACGTAATTGAAGCTAATAATTCGTGTTTAAAGTTATTTAATTTGACGTTTAATAAGCTTGAGAATAAGTCGGTTTTTAATTTTTTAGATTCAGATTCAAGTGCAATTATTAAAGATAAAATATCTACTTTAAACAGTAATCGACAATTTAGTTGTGATCTATACTTATCAAAAACAGCGGGTGGGTACATACCGCTTGTGGGATCATTTAATGAAATAGATCATCATGGCGAAATTGCACTTGCGGTCATATTTAAAAACGTAACGCATTTAAAGCAAAAAGAAGAGTTGCTACTTGAAGCAAAAGATATTTTAGAAGAACAAGTAAGAGCACGCACTTCACAGTTAGAGCATGCTAAAAATGTTGCAGAGGCGGCAAATTTAAGTAAATCGGAATTTTTAGCAAATATGTCACACGAACTGCGCACCCCAATGCATTCAATATTAAGCTTTGCGCGTTTTGGTTTAGATAAACTTGAAGCGGGTGACTTAGCCAAAGAAAAGCTTTTAAAGTATTTATCTCGTATTGAAAGTAGTGGGGAGCGATTGCTTTCTTTACTCAATAATTTGCTCGATTTATCTAAACTTGACGTCGGAAAGTTTCCTTTTAATCCCCGATCAAATAATTTAGCTAATATTATCAAAATGAGCATTGATGATGTTGCAGGTACTGCAATGGAAAAGGAAATTGAAATTGTATTTGTAACTCAACCTCCTGCTGTTGTTGCGCAGTGTGATGAAGAGCAAATAAATCAACTATTACGAAATGTATTAGGTAACGCACTAAAGTTTAGCGATCGAAAAAGTAAAATAACTGTCAACTTAGAATCAGACAATGGGTTTGCCATAATAGAAGTTGTTGATGATGGCGTTGGTATACCTGAGGATGAACTAGAGCATATTTTTACTAAATTTGTGCAAAGCAGTAAAACAAATAGTGGTGCAGGTGGGACTGGTTTAGGGCTTGCTTTATGTAGGGAGTTTGTCTCCTTGCACCAAGGCGATATCAGAGCTATTAATAATGAAAATGGTGGAGCGACGATTTGTATACAATTCCCACTGGAGATTAAGCAAGACGAACACTCCGAAAATGAAGAGCTAGCGTAG
- a CDS encoding response regulator, which translates to MALTKILAVDDEPFNLEIIEEILESLDFELKVATSGPECLDMVEEYMPQVILLDVSMPQMNGYEVCKNLKSNPNTAHIIVMFVSARGTVEERMEGYSVGAEDYIVKPFGHNELKSKLNNLSQVLREKESLEKQVEAATSTAFNAMANSSEMGQIVNYVENIGFINDPQTLGKALVSCLQSFDLQSNVEFRYDNNIDHFALHGVCSPIVIELFEMLKNKGRLHEFSHRILVNYEFISLLILNMPDHDPDKHGRIRDHACFIVSVTEQQLRAILTKQMLESQQEKLNSVASAVHSKFHGLISLLNDNRKNNEKVFKQLQEDLEVRIPTMGLDEDQEIFIYKKVDETIQKSIAREESVQQVKAAFAEIEQDLSLLLKS; encoded by the coding sequence ATGGCTTTAACTAAAATTCTTGCAGTTGACGACGAACCTTTTAACCTCGAGATAATTGAAGAAATCTTAGAGTCTCTTGATTTTGAATTAAAAGTTGCTACGAGCGGCCCTGAATGCTTGGACATGGTTGAAGAATATATGCCACAAGTTATTTTGCTCGATGTGAGCATGCCACAAATGAATGGCTACGAAGTGTGTAAAAACCTAAAATCTAACCCAAATACGGCGCATATAATTGTCATGTTTGTATCAGCAAGGGGGACGGTTGAGGAGCGGATGGAAGGCTACTCTGTTGGCGCTGAGGATTATATTGTCAAGCCATTTGGGCATAATGAACTTAAGTCAAAATTAAATAACTTAAGCCAAGTATTAAGAGAAAAAGAAAGTCTTGAGAAGCAGGTTGAGGCCGCTACCTCAACAGCGTTCAATGCAATGGCAAATAGTAGTGAAATGGGTCAAATAGTTAATTATGTTGAAAATATAGGTTTTATAAATGATCCACAAACGCTTGGTAAGGCCCTTGTAAGCTGTCTGCAGTCATTTGACTTGCAGAGTAACGTTGAGTTTAGGTATGACAATAATATTGATCATTTTGCATTACATGGAGTCTGTTCACCTATTGTTATTGAGTTATTTGAGATGCTTAAAAATAAAGGGCGGTTACATGAATTCTCACATCGAATTTTAGTAAATTATGAATTTATTAGTTTATTGATTTTAAATATGCCAGACCATGATCCCGATAAACACGGGCGTATTCGCGATCATGCTTGCTTTATTGTTAGTGTTACTGAGCAGCAATTGCGTGCGATATTAACTAAACAAATGCTTGAGTCTCAGCAAGAGAAACTAAATTCGGTGGCAAGTGCTGTGCATAGTAAGTTTCATGGCTTAATTAGTTTACTAAATGATAATCGTAAAAATAATGAAAAAGTGTTTAAACAGCTACAAGAAGATCTAGAAGTAAGGATCCCAACTATGGGGTTAGATGAAGATCAAGAAATATTCATCTATAAAAAAGTGGATGAAACAATTCAAAAATCAATTGCGAGGGAAGAATCAGTTCAACAAGTTAAAGCCGCTTTTGCCGAAATTGAGCAAGATCTGTCATTACTTTTGAAAAGTTAA
- the queG gene encoding tRNA epoxyqueuosine(34) reductase QueG, with product MCVSNPTPDYKKIALQIKAWGLELGFSEVGITDIDLSQHEAQLQRWLDAGFHGSMDYMAAHGMKRARPAELVPGTQRVISVKMNYLPPDAGFAKTLKNKEKAYISRYALGRDYHKLMRNRLKKLGQKIEQEIGEYGFRPFVDSAPVLERQLAEKAGLGWRGKNSLLINQKAGSWFFLGELFIDLPLPIDAENTFEGCGKCVACITLCPTGAIVEPYVVDARKCISYLTIELQGPIPEQYRALLGNRVYGCDDCQLVCPWNRYGQITDENDFHPRTQLKDKDLLELFAWDEPTFLKNTEGSPIRRIGHERWLRNIAVGLGNAEFSPAIIHALEDKGQHCSALVLEHIEWALAQQNDKQRVALRKTARLIRIVEKGLPRDA from the coding sequence ATGTGTGTGAGCAACCCGACCCCAGACTATAAAAAAATTGCCCTACAAATAAAAGCTTGGGGGTTAGAACTTGGCTTCAGTGAAGTGGGTATTACTGATATTGATTTAAGCCAGCACGAAGCACAACTTCAGCGCTGGCTTGATGCAGGCTTTCATGGTTCGATGGATTATATGGCAGCGCACGGTATGAAGCGCGCTCGACCAGCCGAACTTGTACCTGGCACTCAACGCGTTATTTCGGTAAAAATGAATTACCTTCCGCCCGATGCTGGCTTTGCAAAAACATTAAAAAATAAAGAAAAAGCCTATATAAGCCGTTATGCACTGGGTCGCGATTACCATAAATTAATGCGCAATCGATTAAAAAAATTAGGCCAAAAAATAGAACAAGAAATTGGCGAATATGGCTTTAGGCCTTTTGTAGATTCAGCCCCTGTACTTGAACGCCAGTTAGCTGAAAAAGCAGGTTTAGGCTGGCGTGGTAAAAACTCCTTACTAATTAATCAAAAAGCAGGGTCGTGGTTTTTTTTAGGCGAACTATTTATTGATTTGCCATTACCTATAGACGCCGAAAACACCTTTGAGGGCTGCGGTAAATGTGTTGCCTGTATAACGCTTTGCCCTACGGGTGCGATTGTAGAGCCCTATGTAGTAGATGCTCGCAAATGTATATCCTATTTAACAATAGAACTTCAGGGGCCTATTCCAGAGCAATATAGAGCACTATTAGGTAATCGTGTTTATGGCTGCGATGATTGCCAGTTAGTTTGCCCTTGGAATCGATATGGCCAAATTACTGATGAAAATGACTTTCACCCTCGCACACAATTAAAAGATAAAGACTTACTTGAGTTATTTGCTTGGGATGAGCCTACATTTTTAAAAAATACTGAAGGTAGCCCTATCCGTCGTATTGGCCACGAACGTTGGTTACGTAATATAGCAGTGGGCTTAGGTAATGCTGAGTTTAGCCCTGCTATTATTCACGCTCTTGAAGATAAAGGTCAACATTGCAGTGCGCTGGTTTTAGAGCATATTGAATGGGCACTAGCCCAACAAAATGATAAACAACGAGTTGCGCTACGTAAAACGGCCAGATTGATAAGAATTGTAGAAAAAGGCTTACCCAGAGATGCATAA